A segment of the Myxosarcina sp. GI1 genome:
AGTATCAACAATGTCTGTTTCAGTCACTTCTGTTTATAACAAGCTCAATGCCATGGAGTCCAATGTAAGTGCTGAATTAGTTAGAGAAACAGGAGCTTCAATGGAAGCAGTTGTTCTGCATTTAAAGGGAAAATTACCTAATTGGCTGCCTGGTTATCGACTTAAAATTTTAGATGGCAACGCAATAGCTGCAAGTGAACATCGTCTTAAACCTCTTCGTACCTGTAACAGTGCGCCTTTACCTGGACAATCTTTAGTTGTACTCGATCCATCCTTAATGTTAGCGGTCGATGTTTTTCCCTGTGAAGATGGTCATGCTCAAGAACGTTCTTTACTAAATAAAGTTTTGAGCACAATCGAAGATGATGATGTATGGGTAGCAGATCGCAATTTCTGTACTTTGAACTTTTTGAGTGGCATTGTTGCTAGAGCTGGCTATTTTATTATCCGAGAACATGAATGTTTTCCTTGGCATGATGCTTCTGAATTCCGCCATATTGGTTTAGTAGAAGGGGGCCAAGTCTGGGAACAAACTGTTAAAGTTAGTGATAATGAAGGATATTTATCAACAATTCGACGTGTCAAAGTAATTTTAGACGAAACTACTCGTGATGGAGATGGGGAAATCTTTATCCTGACGAATCTTTTCCCCCAGGTTGCTACTGGTTTACTTATAGCTCAAATCGGCGTTGCATCCCTGCGGGATGATTTAAACAGGAATATCTTTATAGTGAAGGTAATGAAGCAATAACTTAACCGATGCTCGAAGCATTTGTTCGCATTTAGAGTAACATAAAGTTTTTCTTTTCAAACGAGCAATCGACATACGTCGATTCGACGTTGCTTTCGCAACGGCGGTGCGCTCCAGCGCACAATGTCTTAATCGAGTATTTTCTCCTTCAACCCTAGTCATATAGGTTTTAAGAACAAGATGATCGCACTCATTTACAGCGGTTTGCATCTAAATGTGAGACAATAAAGCATTGTCAAAATAGCTCGTAAATGAAAGCTTATTCGGTAGATTTTAGAGAGAAGATTGTAAGTGCGATCGAAGACGGTGATAGTTCAGTCAGAAAAGTCGCACAGCGTTTTGCTGTTAGCAAAAACTTTGTTCAAAAATTAGTTACGCAGAAACGGATAAAAGGTCATATTATCCCTGGAAAGCAGGGTGGGTCTATGGTAAGTCCTGTAATGAAATATAAAACTCAACTGATAGCTATATTTGAGAAACATAATGACGCAACTTTAGCAGAATATTGTGAACTGCTCTACGATGAAACAGGACTGTGGGTCAGCCAAAGTACCATGTGTAGAACGTTCCAGCGATTAAAATTGCCTCGAAAAAAAAACATTCCGTCCCAGCCAAGCTAAAACTGAGCGAGTTCAACTTCTTCGAGCCGAGTATTGGTCAAAAGTAAAAGAGATAGACCTTAAAGATTTAGTATTTCGTATCGGAAATGGAAGTGTTACTTGGATTGATGAGAACTCATGCCCGTGCTGCGCCTGGAGAAAGAGCCTACGACTTTAAACCCTTTTATCGAGGTGGCAAGGTGAGTGTGATTGGCGCGATCGCAGTTTCTAAAGTGTTAGGTGTAATGACTCTTGATGGTTCAATGGATTCTGCTGCCTTTGAAGTTTATATCTCCAAATGTCTTGTTCCTCAACTTTGGAAAGGGGCGGTAGTGGTCATGGATAATCTACCTGCACACAAGGTCAAAGCTATTGCCCCTTTAATTGAAGCAGTAGGAGCAAGGATACTATACCTTTCTCCCTACTCTCCAGAGTTTAATCCAATTGAACACTGGTGGTCACAACTCAAGGCTTTCTTAAGGCAGTTCTCGCCGAGAACCTCCAAAATGGTTGATACACTCATTAAAATTGCGATGGATTTAATGAATCCGAAACATTTACGTAACTGGTTTGCCCACTGCTGTTACTGTCCATCATGAACCTGCAAATCGCTGTATAAAACAGGGGTAAACTTTCCATCCATCCGTAACATAAAAAAATGATTTCCACCCTCTAATTATTTTCCACAAGGGCTTAAAAGTCTCCTGAGAGCGATCGCCAATCGCCCAAGCCAAAATTCCAGGTGAAAAATGGTTGACAACTGTCGCACGAGCTTTCGCTCGAAGACGCGCCTAGCGTCGCTTGCGGCGATAGCCGCTGCGCCAAACTTTATTTTTTTTGACCCACAAAAGTTTGTAGTTCATCTACCTCAGTAATCTCAGGTATTTTTGAAACCCAGGGTGCGTCAGGCAAAATCTGGGCAGAATTTCTGACCCATCGAATCACCGTATTGTGGTTGACTCCTGTAATTCTTTCTATCGCTCGAAACCCTAGACCATTGACATACATTTTTAAGCAGTTTTCTTTTACTTCCATTGAGTATCCACGCTTTGTATACTTATTGATGAATTGGCGATCGCATCTCTTGCACTGGTAATTTTGTTTCCCTCTGCGATGACCATTCTTGCGGATTTTATCTGACTGACAATTTGGACATTTCATTCCTCATTATTATCAGATCATCCCGCAGGGATGCAACGCCTATTGAATGTTCGAGGAAAAGTTAAGCTGCGACTGATTGTAATTGCAGTTGGGGGAAGGTTTCGCGCTCGGACTTACCCCAACCCCTGGCATACTGCACACTACGATATTTGAGTTGTAGATGATTATGGTGCGCTAAATTAATGCTTGGAGCGATCGCCGATTGTTGACCTTGATATTTGCCTGTGATGAATGAATTAGATTGAAGTTGATGAAAAATAACAGCTTCAGATTTGTAGTTAACACCACGATAAGATAATTTCATAACTTTTTTCTCCTGTTAAACAAAGATTTTGTTGATTACTTCTCGAACAAAAGTTGCGATCGATATCCAGAATAGAAACTATCTAATTCTCGATCACTTGATTTTCTGAACTCTTGTTATCCTTAGCATCCCTCTCTTCAGCCCAATTAAGTAAGATCGGTTTTGGATCGGCAAAGAGATCGGTAAAATCGATCTTGACAACTCTTAAAATCTGAGATAGAAAATACAACTTTGTTTTAAAATGCGACTCAAGAGCAAAATTTAGCTGTATCTAGTGATTTCGAGCAAGTATCTATGGTTGCACTCAAAGTTTCCTCTCGTGGTTTAGCAATAGTCAAACAGGCGAGGAAAGCCAAGGGCTGGACGATTGATGATTGGCGGTGGTTGGAGGCTGCTAGCGAAATTCTGGGTATTTCTTGGGCGGAAACTGGTTATTTTGCCGATGGTATTTCCGAAGGAACTTGGAAGCGGTTTTTGTCGGGAAAGTATGCGGTAAATGTCGATGCGTTTCGGGCTTTTTGTCAAGTTTTGGGATTACAATGGCAAGAAATCGTCGATCGCGATAATCATCAAGATTGGGGAGAGGAAATCGATGTTTCGGTGTTTTTTGGGCGATCTCCAGAAATTGCTACCCTTAAACAATATATTCTCCAAGATCGCTGTCGTTTAGTTGCTTTACTGGGAATGGGAGGAATTGGTAAAACCTCTCTAGCGATTAAAACTGCTCGCTTAATCGATCGCCAATTTGAATTTATTATCTGGCGCAGTTTAAAGAATACGCCCTCTGTGGAGAAAATTCTAGAAGATTTAATTCAATTTTTTAGCCAGCAACAACAACAAGATTTACCTGATCCTTTAGATCGAAAAATAAGTTTATTATTGCAATATTTACGCTCATCCCGATGTCTTTTAATTTTAGATAACCTAGAATCAATTTTGCAAAGCGGCAGCGAGCAAAACTTTAGTTCATTACAAGTAAAATATCGTTCCGATCGTGAAAATTATAGTTATTTATTTAGGGCGATCGCGGAAAGCAATCACCAAAGTTGTTTGATTTTAACTTCCCGCGAAGCACTCCCCGAATTAGCTAGTTGGGAAGGAGACAATTTACCGATTCGTTGTCTACAATTATCGGGATTATCAAAAATTGAAGGACAAAAGCTACTAGCTGCTAAAGGGACTTTTCAAGGAACAAAATTAGAATGGCAAACTTTAGTCGATCGCTATGGAGGTAATCCTTTAGCATTAAAGATCGTATCTACCACGATTCAAGATTTTTTTCGAGGTAATCTTACAGATTTTTTGCAAATTTTACAACGTGATAGTTTTATTTTTCCTGATATCTACGACCTTTTGCAACAGCAGTTTAATCGTTTAAGTTTTTTAGAGCAACAAGTTTTATATTGGCTGGCAATCAATCGCGAACCATTAACAATTCAAGAATTACAACAAGATTTTATTAATCCAGTATCCTCAAGAATTTTATTAAGATCTTTAGCTGCTTTACAAAAACGTTCTTTAATTGAAAAATCTGAGAATTATTGGGGTCTACAAACGGTAGTTATAGAATATGTTACCTATGAATTGATTATTAAAATTGCAGAAGAAATTCAAACTACAAATATTAATCTTTTTAATAAAATTGCTTTGGTAAAAGTTCAGAGTAAAAATTATTTACGCTCTTCTCAAGAGATCCAAATTCTCAAACCAGTTGCCGATAAACTACTAGAATTTTTTGGTACAAAACAGCAATTAAAACAACAACTATTAAAAATAATTAAAACTGTCCAAACTACAAGCGATCGCCGTTTAAAACGGGGTTACTTAAGTGGCAATGTTATTAATTTACTGCGTCTTTTAAAAATAGATTTACAAGGATTAGATTTTTCGGAATTAGCTATCTGGCAAGCCAACCTCCAAGGGCTAAAATTACACCAAGTTAACTTTGCCCAGACAGACTTATCTAAATCTATCTTTACCGAAACATTAGGTAATATTCTGTCCGCTACCTTTAGCCCTGACGGTCAAATTCTCGTCACCTGCGATACCGATTGTCAGATTCGTCTCTGGGAAACCAATACGGGAAAATTACTAATTATTTGCCAAGGTCATACTAATTGGGTTCGTTCCGTCGCTTTTAGTCCTGATGGTAAAATTTTAGCCAGTGCAGGGGCAGATTGCAGTGTTAAATTGTGGCAGGTTAGAGATGGGATGTGTGTGAAAACCTGTCTCGGACACCAAAATGAAATCTTTGCCGTGGCATTTAGTCCCGATAATCAAACTCTAGTTAGTGCCAGTGGAGATTGTCAATTGCGTCTTTGGGATGTGATTACTGGAAAATGTCTGAAGGTTTTTAAAGGACATCAAGGTTGTGTTCGTTCTGTCTCATTTAATTCCAATGGAATTACTTTCGCTAGTGGCAGTGACGATCGCACCATAAAAATCTGGGATGTTACTACAGGAAAATGTTTAAATACTTGGACAGAACATCAAGCTAGTGTACGATCTATTGCTTTTAGTCCCGATGGTATAACTCTGGCTAGTGGCAGCAGCGACCGCACGGTCAAAATTTGGGAGGTTACTACGGGTCAATGTCTGGATACCTATTTGCAACACAGCGATGGAGTTTCTGCTGTTACCTTTAGTCCCGATGGAGTGACTCTAGCGACAGGAAGTAGCGATCGCACGGTAAGATTGTGGAATTATC
Coding sequences within it:
- a CDS encoding transposase; translation: MEVLLGLMRTHARAAPGERAYDFKPFYRGGKVSVIGAIAVSKVLGVMTLDGSMDSAAFEVYISKCLVPQLWKGAVVVMDNLPAHKVKAIAPLIEAVGARILYLSPYSPEFNPIEHWWSQLKAFLRQFSPRTSKMVDTLIKIAMDLMNPKHLRNWFAHCCYCPS
- a CDS encoding DUF4278 domain-containing protein, whose product is MKLSYRGVNYKSEAVIFHQLQSNSFITGKYQGQQSAIAPSINLAHHNHLQLKYRSVQYARGWGKSERETFPQLQLQSVAA
- a CDS encoding NB-ARC domain-containing protein, giving the protein MVALKVSSRGLAIVKQARKAKGWTIDDWRWLEAASEILGISWAETGYFADGISEGTWKRFLSGKYAVNVDAFRAFCQVLGLQWQEIVDRDNHQDWGEEIDVSVFFGRSPEIATLKQYILQDRCRLVALLGMGGIGKTSLAIKTARLIDRQFEFIIWRSLKNTPSVEKILEDLIQFFSQQQQQDLPDPLDRKISLLLQYLRSSRCLLILDNLESILQSGSEQNFSSLQVKYRSDRENYSYLFRAIAESNHQSCLILTSREALPELASWEGDNLPIRCLQLSGLSKIEGQKLLAAKGTFQGTKLEWQTLVDRYGGNPLALKIVSTTIQDFFRGNLTDFLQILQRDSFIFPDIYDLLQQQFNRLSFLEQQVLYWLAINREPLTIQELQQDFINPVSSRILLRSLAALQKRSLIEKSENYWGLQTVVIEYVTYELIIKIAEEIQTTNINLFNKIALVKVQSKNYLRSSQEIQILKPVADKLLEFFGTKQQLKQQLLKIIKTVQTTSDRRLKRGYLSGNVINLLRLLKIDLQGLDFSELAIWQANLQGLKLHQVNFAQTDLSKSIFTETLGNILSATFSPDGQILVTCDTDCQIRLWETNTGKLLIICQGHTNWVRSVAFSPDGKILASAGADCSVKLWQVRDGMCVKTCLGHQNEIFAVAFSPDNQTLVSASGDCQLRLWDVITGKCLKVFKGHQGCVRSVSFNSNGITFASGSDDRTIKIWDVTTGKCLNTWTEHQASVRSIAFSPDGITLASGSSDRTVKIWEVTTGQCLDTYLQHSDGVSAVTFSPDGVTLATGSSDRTVRLWNYHTGTCLRTVYGHANQIFSLDFSPDGQTIVCASLDRTMKIWDCQDGKCLKTWKGSTDWVVPVAFNSQGNLIASGSNDCTIRIWDWEKNYCLQTLTGHQDLVTSLAFHPQEKILASASRDRTIRFWNLATGHCHQILQGHEDWVYTLAFSPDGQTLASGSADTTAKLWNMTTGVCLQTFSGHTNQVWSVAFSPDGHTFATGSTDCLIRLWNITNNKLLQILVGHKNRVKSIAFHPRNPHLLVSGSTDNAIALWDCRRGKLIKSFQGHNNWVFAVAFSPDGHILASVSHDRTVRLWDIQTGKCLHICQGHKHLVSAVAFHPNGQMVASGSQDQSIRLWDTQTGKCLQILRTARLYEEMNITGTEGLTPAQKTALQALGCVTDSSVAIKLTSKKIYS